Below is a window of Malus domestica chromosome 13, GDT2T_hap1 DNA.
TTTAGTTGAATTCTATTGTTTATTAGCCCAAAACGACATTTAAGTATGAGAATATTTGTGATATTTCGTGATTTTTGTGTGTTACTTTCTATAAATAGATTTTTCTACGGTTTTAGGGTTGTAACCTTTATATTATTCGATCAAGCTTAGCTTTGAGTAGTACTCAATCTGCATGGTGGATTACATGCATATTATTAGGGAATTCTTGTTTATGGTACTTTGTTCGAATACATGTTCTCTTTTAAAACATCAAAAAACTATCTGTTGTAAATAGTTTTATTAGAGGtgtatttttttcttccaatattAGGCGTGTATTTTGGGAGGACCAGATTGGAAACAACTTttccaatttttgttttaaaattttgaaattggatCAAATCAGATCACAACTTTCAAATTTGGTTCAGAAATtgttaaaatgcatgaaataaacatgttggatgactagtgaagttaggctaatcaacattctttgtgtaaattaggcaagttaggcaagttaggaaattaggcaagtgttaggcaagttaggcaagttaggcttatGTCCTATTTCTTTTCCCTATATATAAGTGTCATCTTGTAATTGTTAGAGGTATCAAATACACATCAaaattcaatatggtatcagagctgtGATCTgggaaaaccacaaaacacaagCTCTAAGGCAGTCACGAGGTCAACCATTCCAGGCATGGCTTCTCATTCAAAATGGGAAAATCCCAACCACCCACTCTATCTCCACCACTCGGACCAACCTGGTGCAATCCTCGTACCACAACCATTGGTGGAAGACAACTACAACACATGGGTTCAATCCATGAGTATGGCCTTAACGGTCAAGAACAAacttggttttgttgatgggACAATCAACAAACCAAGTGAGGACAATTCTGAGGAGCTGCAGCAATTGAATCGCTGCAATAACTTGGTCAAGACATGGCTACTAGGCTCCATGTCAAAGGAGATTTCAGGGAGTGTCATCAACTACAAGGATGCTCGACAAATGTGGACCGATCTGCATGAGAGGTTCTCACATGTGAATATAGTTCAGCTGTTCCATGTTGAGAACGAGATCCATGATTGCGTCCAAAGCAATATGAGTGTAAGTTCTTACTTCACTAAACTTAAAAGTTTATGGGATGAACGTGATACTTTGTGTTCCATTCCAGCATGTAGTTGTGGAACAAAGAATGAGATGAACTCATATGTTGAAACTCAGAAAACCATGAAGTTCCTTATGGGATTGAACGAATCGTATGCTACGGTTCGAAGCAATACTCTTCTTCTCGAACCACTGCCTACGGTGAACAAGGCATATGCGTTGGTCCTTCGACATGAACGCCAGACAGAGGTTTCCAATGGGAAGAGTACACAACCAGAGGCTCTTGTCTTTGCAGTGAAGAATTTGTCGCAAGAACCTACACCGGAAGACAAAGAGATGCGATGTGGAAAGTGCAATAGAACCAATCACATCACCAAAAACTGTCGTGCACATCTCAAGTGCACTTTTTGTGGATGGAAAGGTCACACCTTCGATTTCTGTCGAAAACGGAAAGCAGCCACAGAAACAGAAAGCAGTCGTCCTTTTTCTTCAAAAGGGAATCAAGTTTCACAAAGTAACAAGCATGAGACGTTGCCCAATTTCCCGTTCTCTAAGCAGGATTGCAAGCAAATCCTTCAAATGTTGAACAAGAACAAATCATCATTTGCCAATCAAGTCGGTAATCATTCTAGTCATGAAGAACTTTCAGGTAAAGCCTTATCTTTTTCCTGTAAAGGAACCGAAAGTATTTGGATCCTGGACAGTGGTGCCACGGATCACATAGTTTGCAGCCCTAGTCTCTTTACACACTCACGAGCAGTTGAAAATCATACAGTTGAACTGCCAAATGGTTCTGTTGCCAAAGTCACTCACATTGGACAAGTTGTTTTCTCTCATAATCTTATCCTTGACAATGTCCTATGTGTGCCGttctttaaattaaatttaatatccatcAGTAAACTAGCCTATGATTCCTTATATGTCACCATTTTCTTCACCCAATTTTGTGTCATTCAGGACCTTCGCTCGGGGAAGATGATTGGGATGGGAACTGAAAGGGAGGGACTCTACTACCTCGACTCATCAAGGAAAGGAACATGCAACAATATTCAAACCATCGCACCAAAGCTTTGGCACCAACGCCTAGGACACCCATCTCATAAAGCCACTTCGTTATTACCTTTCTTTAACAATAAAGCTTGTGATTTGGAAAAATGTTCAATTTGCCCATTGGCCAAGCAAACACGATCACCCTTTCCTTTGAGCTCTATTTCTACCAAATCATGTTTTGAATGATTGCATATTGATATTTGGGGTGGTTATCAAGTTGCTTCTATTTCAGGTGCCAAGTATTTCCTTACCATCGTAGATGACTACACTAGAAGCACTTGGGTTCATTTGATGAAACATAAATCTGACACAAAAGACATTTTAGTCAAATTCATTCAAATGATTGAGACTCAATTCAATACCAGAGTTCAAATCATACGAAGTGACAATGGCCCTGAGTTTAAACTTGAGCAATTTTATGCTCTCAAAGGCATCATACATCAATCTAGTTGCGTcaacacaccacaacaaaatggtgttgccgaaCGTAAACACCGGCACTTGCTCAATGTTGCTCGGGCTTTGCTCTTTCAAACTTGTCTGCCAAAACGTTTTTGGGGAGATGCAATCCTAACCTCAGCCTACCTTATCAATAGAACACCCACTCCACTTCTCCAAGGTAAAACACCCTACGAAAAACTGTTTCACAAAGCACCTAACTATTCTCATTTGAAGGTTTTCGGTAGCTTGTGTTTTGCTTCTACACATGCCCAAAGGCCCTCTAAATTCGACCCTCGTGCAATCCAATGCATTTTTCTTGGGTATCCTTATGGTCAAAAGGGTtataaattgtttgatataaaaCACAATAAGACTTTTGTTTCTAGGGATGTCGTATTTTTTTAAGATCATTTTCCATTCCAAAATTGTAACACTTCCATTGCCCCGTCTTCATCAAACACTACACCTATCCCGTTTGACTCGACCTCTCCCATTGAGTCGCATTCAAGCCTTGCACCAGCAGACATAAACACCACATCTCCCACACTTGCCGACATCACACCACTATCATCTCCTTTACCCTCTACAACTCCACCACCAGATACCTTATCAACACCTCCACCACCAGATACCTTATCAACACCTACCCTACACTCTTCCCCACCTCCAAACACTCCATCACCAGATCCACCCCCTCCACTCCGTCGTAGCACTCGACCAACCAAACCTTCCACATTTTTGCAGGACTTTCATGTTGAGGTGGCCCTCCCATCCCGTGTTGCACCCACATCTTCCACAAGCATGGTTCAGTCATCAGGTACATCTCACTCCCTATCTCGTTATTTATCCTATGACCATGTCTCTACCACTCACAAAACCTTTCTCACCACCCTCACCATTATCAAAGAACCCACCAGTTTTTCGCAGGCTGTTCAGGATCCAAAATGGCGTGACGCCATGCAAAAAGAGATTGCTGCCCTCCATGACAATCGCACTTGGACTCTTGTGCCCTTACCACCTCACAAACATCCCATAGGCTGCAAATGGATCTATAAGGTGAAGCTTAAACCTGACGGCAGTGTTGAACGCTACAAAGCACGTCTCGTTGCTAAAGGCTATAGTCAAATTGAAGGGCTTGATTATCGGGAAACATTTTCTCCAGTTGCCAAGCTCACCACCGTCCATGTCCTCCTCAGTATTGCCTCCATCCGTGGTTGGCATCTTCACCAACTTGATGTAAACAACGCATTTTTGCATGGTGACTTATACGAGGAGGTTTATATGTCCCTACCTCCTGGGTTCGGACGAAAAGGGGAGACACGAGTATGCAAATTACACAAATCcatttatggtttaaaacaggcCTCAAGACAGTGGTTTATCAAGCTGTCTAGTGCTCTCAAGACTGCTGGTTTTCATCAATCATGGTCAGATTACTCATTGTTCGTCCGAAACCGTCAAGGCAGTTTCATGGCATTActtgtgtatgttgatgacgTGATACTTGCAGGTAACAATTtgagagaaattgaagaaactaaACTCTTCCTTTCCCAACATTTTAAGCTAAAGGATTTGggaaaaatcaaatattttttggGGATAGAAGTTGCAAGATCTAAACAAGGGATTGCCCTGTGCCAACGCAAATATGCGTTGGAGATACTAGAAGATGCTGGGTTCCTTGGTGCGAAGCCCTCACGATTGCCGATGGAACCAAACTTGTCCCTTACACAAACTGAAGGGACGCTCCTACATGATCCTTCTTCATATAGGAGACTCGTAGGGAGGCTAATTTACTTAACCATCACGAGGCCTGACCTGACTTACGTGGTTAATATGTTAAGCCAATTCATGGACAAGCCGCGACAACCACACCTTGATGCAGTGCATAAGGTTCTCAGATACATCAAACAATCTCCTGGCCAGGGAATTCTTTTGCCTTCTACAGGTTCACTACAGTTACAAGCTTtttgtgatgctgattgggctcgGTGTAAAGACACTAGAAGGTCAATAACCGGTTATTGTATCTTCCTTGGGCAAGCACCGATATCTTGGAAAACGAAGAAGCAAAGCACAATATCTCGTTCTAGTGCAGAGGCAAAATATCGTTCTATGGCTATCACCTGTTGTGAAGTTATATGGCTAAAGAACCTTTTGAAGGACTTACGAGTGAATCATGCACAACCAGTCACAttgttttgtgataatcaaGCTGCCATGCACATTGCTTCGAACCCAGTGTTTCATGAACGAACGAAGCATATAGAGATCGACTATCACTTAGTATGTGAGAAGATTCAGATGGGAATGGTGCAAACAGCTTACATACGAACCTCGAATCAACCTGCAGATTTGTTCACCAAACCACTAAGCTCGGCGCAATTTGAGGTCTTACTTAGCAAGTTGGGTGTCATTGACATCCacactccaacttgagggggagtgttaaaatgcatgaaataaacatgttggatgactagtgaagttaggctaatcaacattctttgtgtaaattaggcaagttaggcaagttaggaaattaggcaagtgttaggcaagttaggcaagttaggcttatGTCCTATTTCTTTTCCCTATATATAAGTGTCATCTTGTAATTGTTAGAGGTATCAAATACACATCAAAATTCAAtagaaatttcaaaatttgactAATTTAGGAAATATCATAATATAATTcgaaaaattatatattttataagttTTTGAATACACTCCAACtttttcatttatgcaatttatttttctttcttaatatttggtatatgtatatgcaaatatttgatttattttttgttatactAGTATGCTTATCCTTTTTAAGGACCAGATTACAAGTAACGCTCGGCCAGTATAGTACAAGTTCTCTCTCAATTCGTCCGACCCTCTCTAAGGAGTACTCATCCTCCTTGCATGGGCTTTCTTTGAGTCTTCAGCCTCCTTGGGCTCAAGTCTATCACTTCCTTTGCATATTTAATGGGTCGAATGTATAGATTAGAGCTGCTAGATGTTCCTCTATTCTTTGGCCGACATGTGACAACGAGATGACATAGTCAATCGCCTTGCTTGGCCTTGGAGTTGGTGGGGACTCGTACTTGAGCGCCTACCTGTCAGCCTTTATTTTTGGCGGCTCAGAGTTGACATTTGAGTAGGCACGCTCTTTCTGCTCCTAGGACGTTGTGCCTTAGAGCTGTCAATGACCACCTTGCCATCTAGTGCTCAGAAATCACCTTACGAGGAAGTGCTCGGGTTGATTACTGATTAGATGCCTGAAGTCCATGGGCTCTTTAAAGCATTCGACTTCATCTTTCCACGCTCATTGAACCTTTTCCTTTGGACCTGTGTGCCTTTGGGTCTGTTGGGGTTGGAAAGGACACTGCGttaacaaaatttataaaataaaataaatacaaaatgtatccaaaacaaacaataaaatatcaaaaattgttacaaaatatataatttgagtaaataactaaaaaaaataagaacgtTTCAAAAGTTTTATATCGAAATAAGTTTAGAACACTTAAAATAAATTCAGATCGAAATTTCAGAATTCTCGAATCTCTATATGCATTCCAATTTCCGTTTTATTTTTTCCAAAGTATTCGGATTAAAAATTTTCAGTTCGAAATTGGAAATTTTATAGTCCGAATCTCGGAAACACCATTCAAACTTGCACGCTTAAGTTTTATTAACGTAAAAGCTAGTTTAATTCCACTCAGTATATTTCAATGTGAGAAGAGGCTTGTACAGGTTTTTTAATTAGGGCTTGTCGCATTATGTATATCAAGGCCTTAATTCGTGGCAAATATAATAGAACTTTAACACAATTGTGTACCCGAATCTTCTCTTGAAAAGCAAAAGATCTTAACAGattatcatttcaattttccgACGGATATCTACATTATATTATCGGTCGAATAATACAATCGACATgtaacaagtaataaaattagtGAGATATATAGTAATTAGCATAAGAGAGCGGTTATTCCAACCACAATGTCTTATCTTCCTACCCacttttttatgaaatttttaattacaaatttgtcaaTTTGTAAAATGACTAATAAGGACATTAGTTACCCCTTTtgcattacttttttttataaaaaagaaaaaagaaaagtttgggCGTGATAACTCTCCATTCCCATCTCCTTTTCATtcagagaaagcaaaaagaatgaacttagaagATGATGTTTCTATGAAAGAAGTAGATGATTATGTTTCCGTCGAAGAGGTAAAAGATAATTTCATGTGGGTCATCTTGATTTGTCGATATCGTATAATAGAAGCGTAGCTCTGTGACTTTTTAtctctaattatatatatattaagggttattttaggaataatattgggtgagaaaataacatttaaatttttttaactttttatagtaGATGCAAATATAATATGAGTGAAAAAAATAAGATAACAGAGTGGGTTTAACAGCTCTCTTAGCATAATGACCACCAACCAAATTGCTACATGGTGATTCCAATTCcaacaaaaatatagaaaagCATGGCAGCCTTTCAATGCCGGTGACACCACCTAGAGACGAAGCCTTTTATATAGTAAAGACGACACGATCTGAGCCACTATCTTGTATTAATGAATAGGCATTTGACACCAATAAAGGGCACGAGGAACCCAacatttcctttctttctttcgtaAGGCACACCACAAAAGAAGATACcctacaaagaaaataaagccaatataattaaaaagaaatatataggGTTGGTTACTTGAATTTCTATGCATTCAACGCATAAGTGGAAGATGATGATGTATTAGCAGCTTCATTAATCTTAATTAATTGATCGAATAAACACACAGTCTCGCAGTATTGATGATATGCATTAGCCTTTGGGTGTCAAATCTTTGGTGCCATAATGTTAAACatatcacactgaaaaattgaTGAAGTTAAATCCTCCTTTTAGTACTAATTCTAACAAGGTTTTTTTTCACGAAATTTACATTTAGTTTGCATAGGTGATTAAGTTGAAGATAATAAAAGTGAACGGTCAGACTGTCTCATCATAAACTTTGACACATAATATCAAGCATACTTGTTCAGTGGCCATGGCCTACAATTAAATATCTTAAACAAGAAAGAATCATCAAGGGAACATCTTCGACCAATCTAATAATATAGGACGAACGAAATAAAGATTATGGACCACAGCAGTTTTTGCATTCGAAAATATCAAAtaagctagctagctagcaGCATAGAAATAAAGGGCAATGCATACTTTCTCTGTCTGGTGGTTCTAATTTTGGAAAAGGAATCGGAGCGTGATGCTTCTTGAATTATATCTCTCACCCTTTATTGTATATAATCTCAGCCTCAAGCACAAAGTAGTCTAATGGCCAAACCAAAAGCAGAAACTGGACAGAAAATTTTAAGTTACGATACATCCAACATTTCCGTTGACATCAAATTCAAATCATATCTAgtgtataagaaaaaaaatgggaatgTGAATTTATAAGTAGGACCTGTTTTTGGTCCCTTTCGAAATAAACATAGATTTATACGttaagtataatatatataccCTTTGATTATTAGCTTTGCCAAAGCTTATGGAATATTAAAATACAGTAATAGTAATACATACAGCATATAAGCGAAGTGATTTTCTCATACATTTTTAGCATCTCATCGCACACTTCTCTTTATTTTTAATCATCAAAATGAATAAGTTAAACGAAACCAACATACATGATTAAATATAAGTGTGAAAAGTTAAAATAGGTGTGTACGCTATCATTTCCTATAAAATTCCGATCATTCAAAAATAGTGATAAGAGGTTAACTAATTAAGGCATGAACAATAAAAATCTATGTATTTTTATACAAACGATATTCTATACTTAATTTATATTTGCAGTATAAGTTGAAATGTCAAAACACAAGAATATAACAAATGCCTTGCAAACACGTACCGCACCTAAGCCAATTAGTAGGAAAGAAACACTAATTTATTAATTGGAATGCATTACCCCTGGCCTATATGCTCAGTCCAACTCAGTTGGTTGGGGTCTCTTTCTGGTAGAAATCGATCTAACAAACAGTACTactcatttttattattattttttaatttaatttttgtagtAGTGATCAGCTGCTTGCTTAAATCTCGTGCCTTCGATCACTTTATAAGAATCACCACATGTCTTGTTCTCTTGCATGTGatcctccttccttcccctaTTAATTCCTCTCTCCCCCGCCAAACctcttctctcctttcctctGAGTCCCTCCATTACCTTCATCCACcactctctgtctctgtctctctctccctctctctccctctctctccctctctctctctttcgctGGTCGACCTGCAGACACCCGTTTGCCTAATATTGACTCTCTATTTGTATTTGATCATCGTAGTGCAACATTTTCTGCAATTATGATACCTCTTGAGCAGGAAAACAGCATGTCAAACACTCCACCTAACATTCTACTATCTAATCTGAACCGGCCTGATCAGAACTGTTCGGTTCATGCCGAACCCTCCGCTTCGTCGAGGACTAATGTGAGCCCATGTTTGGGTGACGACATGGCGGACCAGCCCCGACCAACCTCGGCCAGAGCTTCAATTTTGCACCAGTCGTTGCACCCTGTAACACTTAAGGTAAGA
It encodes the following:
- the LOC103452291 gene encoding uncharacterized protein, with protein sequence MASHSKWENPNHPLYLHHSDQPGAILVPQPLVEDNYNTWVQSMSMALTVKNKLGFVDGTINKPSEDNSEELQQLNRCNNLVKTWLLGSMSKEISGSVINYKDARQMWTDLHERFSHVNIVQLFHVENEIHDCVQSNMSVSSYFTKLKSLWDERDTLCSIPACSCGTKNEMNSYVETQKTMKFLMGLNESYATVRSNTLLLEPLPTVNKAYALVLRHERQTEVSNGKSTQPEALVFAVKNLSQEPTPEDKEMRCGKCNRTNHITKNCRAHLKCTFCGWKGHTFDFCRKRKAATETESSRPFSSKGNQVSQSNKHETLPNFPFSKQDCKQILQMLNKNKSSFANQVGNHSSHEELSGPSLGEDDWDGN